GGCGGCGGTGGTGCTGCTGGGTACCTCGCTCATCGTCTTTGTGGCGATGCGTATGGTGCCGGGTGGATTCGCGACCGCCATGCTCGGCCCGCAGGGGGCGCAGCAACCGGAACTGGTCGAGCAGCTCAACGAACGCTATGGGCTGAACGACCCGCTGATCGTGCAATACGGCGTCTGGCTGAAGAACGCGCTGCGCGGCGACTTCGGCCAATCGCTCGGCACGCACGCGGATATTTCGCACGAGCTGGCGCGGCGCGCCGGAGTGACGATCGAGCTGGCGCTGCTCTCGACCCTCATTTCGATCGGCTTGGGCGTGCCGCTGGGCATCATCGCGGCAGTCAAGCGCGGCACTCCCACCGATATCGGGGTGCGCGGATTGTCGCTCCTCTTCCTTTCCATTCCCGATTTCGTTCTGGGCACGTTGCTGATCTATTTCGTCTCGACCCGCGGGATTCCGTTGCCGGTCTCCGGCTACGTCTCGCCGAGTGAGAGTGTCTCCGGCAACCTGAAATCGATGGTGCTGCCGGTGCTTTCGCTGGGACTCATCACCACCGCCGTCGTGATGCGCGTCACCCGTTCCAGTGTGGCGGAAGTGCTGAACGAACCCTATGTCGTCACCGCCCGGGCCAAGGGATTGAGCCCACGCGCCGTCACCCGCGGCCATGTGATCCGGGGAGCATCGATTCCGGTCATCACCGTGATCGGCATCAATGCCGGCTTCTTGCTGAGCGGCGCGGTGATCGTGGAGGAGATCTTCGCGCTGCCCGGTTTGGGCCGGTATGCGCTGCAGGGCATCCTGCAGCGGGACTATCCGGTAGCGCAGGCGACGGTCGTGCTTGGCGCGGCGTTGTTTGTGCTCAGCAGCTTCGTGGTCGATCTGCTCTATGCCTGGGTCGATCCCCGGATTCGCTATCGATGAGCGATTCCGTCCTGACCACCACGGTCACGAACATGCCCGGATCGCCGGTTGCTGGCGATTTGAAACGTTCCCGGCCGCGCGGATTCTCCGCGTTCGTGCGCTCGAGCCCGCTCGGCGCGCTTTGCCTCGTCGTCTTGTTGTTCGCCATCGGGTTTGCTGCAATCGGCCCATTGGTTGGCACCGGCGATCCGGAGAAGATCGATCCCCTGGCGGTCTTTGCCAGCCCATCGCGCGCGTACCCGATGGGCGCCGACTATCTCGGACGGAGTGTCATGGCGCGGTTGGCGGCCGGCATGCGCGTCTCGTTGCTGATTGCGTTGCTGGCAGCGGGGCTCGCGGCAGCGATCGGCGCGACCATCGGCTTGATCTCTGGCTATGCCGGCGGATTCACCGACGAGGTCATCGGCCGCCTGGCGGATATCCTCTTCGCCTTCCCGGCCATGTTGCTCGGCCTGCTGATCGTGATGGTGATGGAACCGGGCATCCCGGCGTTGGTGGTCACGATTCTGGTCGTCACCTTGCCGATCTTCGTGCGCGTGGCGCGTGGCCCCACCCTGGGACTCAAGCAGGCGGAATATGTCCTGGCCGCGCGGGTGAGCGGCGCGACCACCCAGCACATCGTTTTTCGCCATATCCTGCCGAATCTGACGGGTCCGCTCCTGGTGCAAACGACTTTTTCCCTGTCGGTCGCCCTGATCGCCGAAGGGGCATTGAGCTTTCTGGGTCTGGGGGTGCAACCGCCGCAACCGTCGCTCGGCTCAATGCTCCGCGACGGAAAGACCTACATGGAAATCGCCCCCTGGACCATGTTCTTTCCCGCCCTGACCCTCGCCGGTCTGATCCTGGCGATCAACTTGCTGGGGGATGAGTTGCAGGCGGTGATCGATCCGCGGTTACGGGGAAGGTAGATGATGGCAGAGAATCTTCTGATGCCGGCAGTGTGTATCACGTTGTAGTGCATTGTGCGAATGGAAATCGACGAACTCGATTGGGACGACTGGAACCAGGCGCACATTACCAAGCACGGATGTACGCTCGAAGACGTCGAGTTCATTTGCAATGGAGATCATGTGCTCATTCGGAAGTGATATAAGGGTCGGATCGTCATTGCAGGACCGAATGCGGCTGGACGCTGCATTTCCATCATCGTTGGGCGGGGTCCCGATGCGCCCCCGGGACTCTGGTATCCGTTTAGCGCCAGACCGTCCACCAGGCAAGAACGGAGCATCTATGAACAAAAGCGACAGGAACACGGCTGAGCCGAAGCCCCAACCGACCGTCGATCTGGGGTATCCCACACCAGCGTATGGCGGAATCCCATCTTTCCAGAGTATCGAGGAAGAGGCCGAATTCTGGGATACGCACAGCATCCTGGATTTTCCCGACGCCATCGAATCGGTCGGGTACGTGCCGGGGCGGGACAATAAGAAGAACGTCGTCATTAGCATTCGGCTCGATGCTGCCGACCGGGCGCGGCTGCGCGCCGAAGCCCAGAAAATGGGCATAGGGCCCTCGACCTTGGCGCGCATCTGGATCAAGGAAAAACTGGCCGGGTAGCAACGCACGCTGTCGCGACCACAGCCATGCGGGGAAGCGGTCTCATCCGCCGCGTGTGCATGCGAATGAGGCCGCCCGGTGATGCGGGTGTTTCGGTAGGTCGCCAGTTACGCGACGGTGAAGGTGGCGACCATTCCCATCATGGCATGGGGCATGCCGGTCGCCATATCGGGAATGAAGCACAACGCGATGTACGTTCCGGGAGCGAGATCGAGCTCCAGGTAGTTCGTTTGCCCAGGGCCCATCGGGGCGATACCGGGGACGACCGTGAAGGGCGGTGGGCCGCTCATCTCCATCGCTGGGGTTGCCTCGCCGCCTGCGGTTGCCGTTGCCGGGCTCAAGCCCAACATTTGCATCCCTTGCTCGGCCGTCACCCCTTCGGCGAGCTGCACCATCGCCATCTCGTGCAATTGCTGGCCGACATTGGAAACCTTCCAGACCTGAGCGCCGGCGGGGACCGTCTCGGGGATACCGGTGAACATCATTTCGCTCATGTCGATCGAGAGATCCGCGGCGGGAGCTTCGCCGGCCGATGCTTCGCCCGTCACCGAGAACGGAGCCTGCTGCCCCTTGAGGTAGTGAAACGTTCCGTCCGCGTCAGGGATGAAGCAAGCGGCGAAATAGTCGCCAGGCGGCAGATCGATCAGCGCGCTTGCTGTCGATCCGGGACCGATCACAACCCCACCCAGACTGTCGGCGAGCGCAAAAATCGCACCGAGGTCAGGTGTCTGGAGAGCTGCTTCGAGATCGGCATGCGCGGCTGGATCGCGAAGCTCGAGCAGCGCCACGTGATGCTCCATGGTTCCCTGATTGTCGAGGGTCACACGTGTCCAACCCGCTGGTGTTTCTGCTGGAAGATCGAACGAATACTCGACGGCAACGACATGGAACTCCGGCACATCACCGGTTGCCGGACTCTGGGCGAGCGCCGGGTATCGCTGCCCGAAAGCGCCGATACTCGCTGCGCCGGCGAACTGGAGCGCCGACCGCCGGGAAAGGGAACGACTGTGGAGGGGATTCGAGATTCCGTTTTGCATCGAGAACACTCCTTTGGAGAAACGTCGTTGATCGATCGGGAACATCCCGGCTGCACATGGGTGTGTTGCGGTGGCGCTCTGCCGGGCGCGATCGGATGACAACGGCACCAAGCGGTCTCTGGGGAAGCTGGGTACGATCGCACGCGGATCCCTTCCAATCAAAAGAAGCAACTTCCAATTACTGGAATGTCATTCTACTGAGTAGAATGCTAATATATCATTTGGAAGGTAGCAAGAGATGGCCAGAAAATCGACCAGAAGACAGAAGCAAGCGGCAGCCACCCGCCAGGAGATCGTGCAGGCGGCTCGCAAACTCTTCGGCGAGCGAGGCTACACTGCGACCTCGATGGCGGATATCGCTGCGGAAGCGGAAACCTCGGTGCAGACGATCTATGACAGCGTTGGCTCGAAGGGCGCCGTTGTGCTGGCGATCGTCGATCTTCTCGACGAGGAGATGGGCATTCCGGCGATTCTGGAGGAGATGCGGGCGACGCGCGATCCCCGGCATCTGATCGCGCTGGATGTCCGACTCCAACGGCAGTTTCAGGAACGCTGCGGGGATGTTCTGCGGGCGCTGTTGTCCGGCGCGGCGAACGAACCCGATGTGGCGGCTGCCGTGAACGAGGGGTGGTCCCGGCACTATGGAGGCGCTCGCTGGATCGTCGAACAACTCGACGCGTGGGGTGTGTTGCGAGCAGAGCTTTCGATCGACCGCGCCGCCGCGAGTCTGGCGGTCATCAGTTGGCTGAGCTGCGAGCGCTATGTCGAGCGATGCGGTTGGACCTACGATCAATTCGAAGCGTGGTTGACCGAGGATCTATGCCGGTTGCTCCTGCGGGATCCGGAATGATGCCTCTGGCCCCGGTCAACCGGGTGTCGTGGACGCAATGACGGCACCCGTGGCCGCCAATCGGGCGCAGCCCGATAACGGACGTATCCAACGATCATGATTCGATTCGGAATCAAGACTGTGGGCACGGCAATGGCGGCCTTCGGCCGTTGGCGGGCACAGGTCCCGCCGCTACGACGGCGGGCACAGGTCCCGCCGCTACGACGGCGGGCACAGGTCCCGCCGCTACGACGGCGGGCACAAGTCCCGCCATTGCGACGGCGGGCACAGGTCCCGCCGCTACGACGGGGCGGGCACGGGTCCCGCCATGGCGATCGAACCTACCCCGTTCGCTTCAACCGACCCGTCACCTTGGCATAATGCTCGCCCTTGCTGAAGAGGTAGAGCCCCAACGGCGGGAAGACGACGCCCATGATCAACAACGGCCAGATATTGGCCCATTGGCTGGTGAAGGACGCGCCGTCCAGCAGCATCGCGCGGATGCCGTTCAGCGTGTAATAGATCGGCGAAAGCTTGGCCAGCGGTTGCATCCAGCCCGGCAGCACGTCGATGCTGTAATAGATGCCGCTGATCAACAGCAGCACTGCCGAGAAGATATAGGTCACCTGCTGGCCTTTCTCCGGCGAAAGCAGCGGCATCACCGCCGCGATCATGCCGAAACCCACCAGCGAAATGCTGCAGATCACCAGGATCGCCAGCGCGCCGAGGTAGTTCGCGTTCCCCAACGAGAGGTCGAAGAATAACGAGATCGCGCCGAGCATGACGATCATGCGCACGATGCCGTATCCGACCGCGTAGATCCCCATGCCGATGAGTTGCGAGGCGCGGCTGGCCGGACTCATGAAGGTGTATTCGATCGTTCCTTCCCACCGTTCCCAGCTCACGGTTTCCGACAGGATATCGAAGATCATGGAGAGATAGCTCCAGATCAACGTTCCGATGAGCAAGAAGGTGGTGGCGCGCGCGGTTTCTTCCGCGGTGCTTCCGACAGAAACTCCGATGAACCCGATCGTGAGCGCGTTCATGGTCGAATAGACCAGCCAAACCACTTCCCAGAGGAAGTAGCGCCGCGTCAGAAAGTAATTGCGCTGGGCATAGCCCCAAATGGCGACCAGCTCGCGCTTTAGGTTCGATTGCTGCAAAGGTGCGTGCAGCGTGCTCATATCGCCTAAACCTCGATCAATTCATTCGAAAGCTCGGCCGGAACCTTGGTCGCATCGTCGCTGTCGTCGTCCGTTTCGGAACTGGCGTCGTCGATCGAGAGCCCGGTGGCGAGCATGAAGACTTCTTCCAATGTCGGCAGTTCGTCGCCCACCTGATACCGCTGCTTGAGCCCGAGCGGGGTATCGAGCGCGATCAGGTTGCCGTCGACCAGGATGCCGATCCGGTCGCAGAGTTCCTCCGCCTCGCCCATATCGTGGGTACAGAGGAGGATGGACGAATCGTGCCCGGCGCGGATCTTCCAGATCAGCTCCTGCACGTCCCGCTTGCTGCGCGGGTCGAGGCCGGTGGTCGGCTCGTCGAGCAACATCAGCATCGGACTCGTGAGCAGCGCGCGGGCGAGCGCGATCTTCTGCTGCGTGCCGCGGGAGAGATGCTCCATCGGCTCTCCCACGCGCTTCACATCGAAACCGATGCTGCGCAGAATCTCCTCGATGCGCGGGCGGCTCTCCCGGTCGGTGATGCCATAGAGCTTGGCGCCGAAGAGCAGGTTTTCCATGGAAGACATCTTCTTGAAGAAGCTGGCTTCCACGCTCACCCGGTTGATGTACCGCTGCACGATCTTCGGGTTCGCCACGGCGTCGACATCGAAGATCTCGACCGAGCCGGAATCGGGCACGGTCAAGGTCGAAATGACGCGCACGAGCGTGCTCTTGCCCGAGCCGTTCGGCCCCAGGATGCCAACGACTTCCCCCCGCTTGAGGGTCAGCGAGACGCCCTTGAGCGCATAGGTGTATTCGCCCCGCTTCTTCTGGAAGCGCTTGGTGACATCGCGCAGCTCGAGCGCGTTCTGGGCATGATCGATCGTTCGTTCGACAGAATGATTCACGGAGTGTTCTCCTCAGAGTGCGGCGCGGCTGGGACGAGACAAGAGAGTGCCGCGCTGGTGGACTGCGGCCGCGACGCGCGCGGCAGCCGGGTTGTCGGTGCGTTACCGGGAAGCTATCGGACTGGTCGCTGGACTGGTG
This genomic interval from Thermomicrobiales bacterium contains the following:
- a CDS encoding ABC transporter ATP-binding protein, translating into MNHSVERTIDHAQNALELRDVTKRFQKKRGEYTYALKGVSLTLKRGEVVGILGPNGSGKSTLVRVISTLTVPDSGSVEIFDVDAVANPKIVQRYINRVSVEASFFKKMSSMENLLFGAKLYGITDRESRPRIEEILRSIGFDVKRVGEPMEHLSRGTQQKIALARALLTSPMLMLLDEPTTGLDPRSKRDVQELIWKIRAGHDSSILLCTHDMGEAEELCDRIGILVDGNLIALDTPLGLKQRYQVGDELPTLEEVFMLATGLSIDDASSETDDDSDDATKVPAELSNELIEV
- a CDS encoding helix-turn-helix domain-containing protein, which codes for MARKSTRRQKQAAATRQEIVQAARKLFGERGYTATSMADIAAEAETSVQTIYDSVGSKGAVVLAIVDLLDEEMGIPAILEEMRATRDPRHLIALDVRLQRQFQERCGDVLRALLSGAANEPDVAAAVNEGWSRHYGGARWIVEQLDAWGVLRAELSIDRAAASLAVISWLSCERYVERCGWTYDQFEAWLTEDLCRLLLRDPE
- a CDS encoding CopG family antitoxin, with amino-acid sequence MNKSDRNTAEPKPQPTVDLGYPTPAYGGIPSFQSIEEEAEFWDTHSILDFPDAIESVGYVPGRDNKKNVVISIRLDAADRARLRAEAQKMGIGPSTLARIWIKEKLAG
- a CDS encoding ABC transporter permease translates to MSTLHAPLQQSNLKRELVAIWGYAQRNYFLTRRYFLWEVVWLVYSTMNALTIGFIGVSVGSTAEETARATTFLLIGTLIWSYLSMIFDILSETVSWERWEGTIEYTFMSPASRASQLIGMGIYAVGYGIVRMIVMLGAISLFFDLSLGNANYLGALAILVICSISLVGFGMIAAVMPLLSPEKGQQVTYIFSAVLLLISGIYYSIDVLPGWMQPLAKLSPIYYTLNGIRAMLLDGASFTSQWANIWPLLIMGVVFPPLGLYLFSKGEHYAKVTGRLKRTG
- a CDS encoding ABC transporter permease; translated protein: MLRFILTRLVMAAVVLLGTSLIVFVAMRMVPGGFATAMLGPQGAQQPELVEQLNERYGLNDPLIVQYGVWLKNALRGDFGQSLGTHADISHELARRAGVTIELALLSTLISIGLGVPLGIIAAVKRGTPTDIGVRGLSLLFLSIPDFVLGTLLIYFVSTRGIPLPVSGYVSPSESVSGNLKSMVLPVLSLGLITTAVVMRVTRSSVAEVLNEPYVVTARAKGLSPRAVTRGHVIRGASIPVITVIGINAGFLLSGAVIVEEIFALPGLGRYALQGILQRDYPVAQATVVLGAALFVLSSFVVDLLYAWVDPRIRYR
- a CDS encoding ABC transporter permease, with product MSDSVLTTTVTNMPGSPVAGDLKRSRPRGFSAFVRSSPLGALCLVVLLFAIGFAAIGPLVGTGDPEKIDPLAVFASPSRAYPMGADYLGRSVMARLAAGMRVSLLIALLAAGLAAAIGATIGLISGYAGGFTDEVIGRLADILFAFPAMLLGLLIVMVMEPGIPALVVTILVVTLPIFVRVARGPTLGLKQAEYVLAARVSGATTQHIVFRHILPNLTGPLLVQTTFSLSVALIAEGALSFLGLGVQPPQPSLGSMLRDGKTYMEIAPWTMFFPALTLAGLILAINLLGDELQAVIDPRLRGR